A stretch of the Flavobacterium aquiphilum genome encodes the following:
- a CDS encoding tRNA dihydrouridine synthase, which translates to MSFTLLSSPLQGFTDFRFRNAINKYFGGIDTYYSPYIRLNGKLVIKSSYERDLLPENNVGLEVIPQVITNDAEEFLFVAKYVRQLGYKELNWNLGCPYPMVTKSGMGSGLISNTEKINHILDRAHSETDIIVSMKMRLGYDTTEEILDVLPILDTYPLKNIAIHARIGKQLYKGGVHLDAFQQCIDNTKHKLYYNGDITSVTGFRKMQQRFPSIDHWMIGRGLISDPFLPSMIKNDSLEYPKNKMELFNAFHDTLYEGYSESLSGQAHILLKMHHLWEYFSVIFSNPHKTYKNIKKTKSIRNYEATVKEIITKE; encoded by the coding sequence ATGAGCTTTACACTGCTTTCCTCACCCTTGCAGGGGTTTACTGATTTTCGTTTTCGAAATGCCATCAACAAATATTTCGGTGGAATTGACACTTATTACTCCCCATATATTCGTTTGAACGGAAAATTGGTAATAAAATCATCCTACGAAAGAGATTTACTCCCTGAAAACAATGTTGGTCTTGAAGTCATTCCTCAAGTCATCACCAATGATGCAGAAGAATTCTTATTCGTCGCCAAATATGTGCGCCAACTGGGTTATAAAGAACTCAATTGGAATTTGGGTTGTCCCTATCCTATGGTTACAAAATCCGGCATGGGTTCTGGCCTTATTAGTAATACTGAAAAAATCAATCATATTTTGGATCGCGCCCACTCGGAAACTGATATTATTGTATCTATGAAAATGCGCTTGGGATATGATACAACTGAAGAAATTCTGGATGTCTTGCCTATTTTGGATACTTATCCCTTAAAAAACATTGCCATACATGCACGAATTGGAAAGCAACTATACAAAGGTGGTGTTCATCTGGATGCTTTTCAGCAATGTATAGACAATACCAAACATAAATTATATTATAACGGAGATATTACATCAGTTACCGGTTTCCGTAAAATGCAACAGCGCTTTCCATCGATAGATCACTGGATGATTGGCAGAGGTCTGATTTCAGATCCTTTTTTACCAAGCATGATAAAAAATGACTCTTTGGAATATCCTAAAAACAAAATGGAATTATTCAACGCATTCCATGACACACTTTATGAAGGTTACAGTGAATCATTATCCGGACAAGCACACATTCTTTTAAAAATGCATCATTTATGGGAATACTTTTCGGTTATATTTTCAAATCCGCATAAAACCTATAAAAACATCAAAAAGACTAAAAGCATTCGAAATTACGAAGCAACTGTGAAAGAAATTATTACAAAGGAATAA
- a CDS encoding CvfB family protein: protein MIEIGKYNTLTILRDTKVGLFLGDPEKDPEGKYDVLLPNKYVPNEFEIGEELVVFVYLDHEERPVATTLEPYILLNEFALLRVNYINQIGAFMDWGMEKDILVPFKEQARPMEKGKRYLVYLYMDKKTNRLVASSKLNQFLKNDDLTVEKGEEVDLIVSHITDLGINVIINEKHKGLLYKDEVYDDSIRTGDRMRGYVKNIRPDHKIDVALQIQGYQGVEPNAEKIMDELRASRGFLRLNDNSHPEDIKTVLKMSKKTFKKAIGALYKEKLIEIKEDGIYLVKE, encoded by the coding sequence ATGATTGAAATAGGAAAATATAACACGTTAACAATATTGCGTGATACCAAAGTGGGTTTGTTTTTGGGTGACCCAGAAAAAGATCCTGAAGGGAAATACGATGTGCTTTTGCCTAATAAATATGTGCCTAATGAATTTGAAATAGGTGAAGAGCTAGTGGTTTTTGTGTATTTGGACCACGAAGAGCGTCCGGTAGCAACAACTTTGGAACCTTATATATTACTGAATGAATTTGCGCTTTTGCGAGTGAATTATATCAATCAAATTGGTGCTTTCATGGATTGGGGGATGGAAAAGGATATTTTAGTACCGTTTAAGGAACAGGCTCGCCCTATGGAAAAAGGAAAACGATATTTGGTCTATCTTTATATGGATAAAAAAACCAATCGTTTGGTTGCATCCAGTAAATTGAATCAATTTTTAAAAAATGACGATCTTACCGTTGAAAAAGGAGAAGAAGTAGATTTAATAGTTTCTCATATTACCGATTTGGGAATTAATGTAATTATCAACGAAAAGCACAAAGGATTGCTGTACAAAGATGAAGTTTATGATGATTCGATTCGTACAGGAGACCGCATGAGAGGATACGTCAAAAATATCAGACCTGATCACAAGATTGATGTGGCATTGCAAATTCAAGGTTATCAAGGAGTAGAACCGAATGCTGAAAAAATCATGGATGAATTGCGGGCAAGCAGAGGCTTTTTACGCTTAAATGACAATTCACATCCAGAAGACATCAAAACGGTTTTGAAAATGAGCAAAAAAACCTTTAAAAAAGCAATTGGTGCTTTGTATAAGGAAAAGTTGATCGAGATAAAAGAAGACGGAATTTATCTGGTTAAGGAATAA
- a CDS encoding DUF3943 domain-containing protein — MNSLKNILYAIVILLSANTVFAQQTLQPVNFHNLNQTPPSENTLAYSDTPENVNPYNMLILADSTVVQQNAINYPPIKRDYTRLGYDTAMYFGAAVISFGILYAMPESVTNWDKEAMKENGITYKWKQNVKAGPVWDHDDWVLNWVTHPYAGGIYYMTARSSGFTWFESFLYSAFMSTCFWEYGIEAFAEIPSKQDLIITPVVGSAIGEGFFYCKKSILRHDKRVLKSRFLGYTSLVLMDPFNTLLDGLGYQQKVKVQSNVSPVGFNSGTNKAIWGLNLNVQF, encoded by the coding sequence ATGAATTCTTTAAAAAATATTTTATACGCCATTGTAATTTTATTGTCTGCCAATACAGTTTTTGCCCAACAAACACTACAGCCAGTAAACTTTCATAATCTCAATCAAACTCCTCCTTCCGAAAACACACTTGCCTACTCTGACACTCCAGAGAATGTTAATCCGTACAACATGCTTATTTTAGCTGATAGCACGGTCGTACAACAAAATGCAATTAACTATCCGCCAATCAAAAGAGATTACACAAGATTAGGTTATGATACTGCAATGTATTTTGGAGCTGCCGTTATTTCGTTTGGGATATTGTATGCCATGCCTGAAAGCGTGACCAATTGGGACAAAGAAGCCATGAAAGAAAATGGAATTACATATAAATGGAAGCAAAATGTAAAAGCAGGTCCGGTTTGGGATCATGATGACTGGGTTTTAAACTGGGTTACCCATCCTTATGCGGGAGGAATTTATTATATGACTGCCAGAAGTAGTGGTTTTACTTGGTTTGAATCCTTTTTGTACTCGGCCTTTATGTCTACCTGCTTTTGGGAATATGGAATTGAAGCATTTGCTGAAATCCCTTCAAAACAGGATTTAATAATTACACCTGTAGTTGGTTCTGCCATAGGAGAAGGATTTTTCTATTGCAAAAAAAGTATTTTGAGACATGATAAAAGAGTATTGAAATCAAGATTCCTTGGTTACACTTCCCTCGTTTTAATGGATCCTTTCAATACACTTTTGGATGGTCTAGGATACCAGCAGAAAGTTAAAGTACAATCAAATGTAAGTCCTGTTGGTTTTAACAGCGGTACTAACAAAGCGATTTGGGGATTGAATCTTAATGTACAATTTTAA
- the menD gene encoding 2-succinyl-5-enolpyruvyl-6-hydroxy-3-cyclohexene-1-carboxylic-acid synthase, whose translation MVYPKIPLAQSLLQIFLAKGITNIIISPGSRNAPLTIGFASNPAFNCYSIADERSAAFFALGIAQQTRKPTVVVCTSGSALLNYYPAFSEAFYSQIPLIVVSADRPQNKIDIGDGQTIRQQNVFSNHSLYNANLLEAASEENDRKINEAINTAIAKKGPVHINAPFEEPLYETVSELGVNSAIIASAKVNRTIDINDLQKSVPLWDKATRKLILIGVNEPNSIAEDVIKAFANDESVVVMTENTSNVSHESFISNIDTIITPFTNEDFEKFRPEILVTFGGMVVSKRIKAYFRKYKPDHHWHVDTLRAYDTFGCLSEHFEVEPNTFFEAFLPLTSKVESDYFSQLNAIKELRKEKHDIYLTKIPFTDFKVFEKVISGMPKNSQLQISNSSAIRYAQLIPIDPSIEVYCNRGTSGIDGSTSTAIGAAVANTKPTVFITGDIGFLYDSNALWNNYIPKNFKIILINNGGGGIFRILPGHSETPVFNTYFETSHNLTAEHLSKMFGLDYLTANDEPSLSKGLELLYAQNDKPVILEVFTPTTENNAVLLQYFRELV comes from the coding sequence ATGGTTTATCCCAAAATACCTTTAGCCCAAAGCCTACTTCAAATTTTTTTAGCCAAAGGAATCACAAACATCATAATATCACCCGGATCAAGAAACGCGCCACTTACGATTGGTTTTGCCAGTAATCCCGCTTTTAACTGTTACAGTATTGCCGATGAGCGCTCCGCAGCATTTTTTGCTTTAGGAATTGCGCAGCAAACCCGCAAACCCACCGTGGTTGTTTGTACTTCGGGTTCGGCGTTATTGAATTATTATCCAGCTTTTTCGGAAGCGTTTTATAGCCAGATTCCGTTGATTGTCGTTTCGGCAGACAGACCGCAAAATAAAATTGATATTGGTGATGGACAAACCATTCGTCAACAGAATGTATTTTCCAATCATTCCTTGTACAATGCCAATTTGCTTGAAGCGGCATCAGAGGAAAATGACCGAAAAATAAACGAAGCTATCAATACGGCTATTGCCAAAAAAGGTCCTGTTCATATCAATGCTCCATTTGAAGAGCCTTTGTATGAAACGGTTTCGGAGTTAGGTGTTAATAGTGCTATTATCGCTTCCGCAAAAGTAAATCGCACAATTGACATCAATGATTTACAGAAATCTGTTCCTCTTTGGGACAAAGCTACTCGAAAACTGATTTTAATTGGAGTAAACGAACCTAATTCAATTGCTGAAGATGTGATTAAGGCTTTCGCCAATGATGAATCGGTGGTTGTGATGACCGAGAATACTTCGAATGTTAGTCACGAAAGTTTTATAAGTAATATCGATACCATTATTACGCCGTTTACAAATGAAGATTTTGAAAAGTTCCGTCCCGAAATTTTGGTGACTTTTGGAGGAATGGTCGTTTCTAAACGAATAAAAGCCTATTTCAGAAAATACAAACCAGACCACCATTGGCATGTGGATACCTTAAGGGCTTATGATACTTTTGGCTGTCTGTCGGAACATTTCGAGGTGGAACCCAATACGTTTTTTGAGGCCTTTTTGCCATTGACTTCGAAGGTTGAAAGTGATTATTTCTCACAGCTAAATGCTATTAAAGAGTTACGAAAAGAAAAGCATGATATCTATTTGACAAAGATCCCTTTTACAGATTTCAAAGTTTTTGAAAAAGTGATTAGTGGCATGCCAAAAAACAGTCAATTGCAGATAAGTAATAGTTCAGCGATTCGTTATGCGCAATTGATCCCGATCGATCCTTCAATTGAAGTTTATTGCAACAGAGGAACTAGCGGAATTGACGGTAGTACTTCAACAGCAATTGGTGCAGCAGTTGCCAATACTAAACCAACAGTTTTCATAACCGGAGATATTGGATTCTTATACGATAGTAACGCACTTTGGAACAACTATATTCCGAAAAACTTCAAAATCATTTTGATTAATAATGGTGGAGGAGGGATTTTTAGAATTTTACCGGGGCATTCGGAAACTCCTGTTTTCAATACCTATTTTGAAACGTCACATAATTTAACTGCAGAACATTTGTCCAAAATGTTTGGGTTGGATTATTTGACAGCCAATGATGAACCGAGTTTGTCCAAAGGATTGGAATTGTTATATGCACAAAATGATAAACCGGTTATTTTAGAAGTCTTTACACCAACAACAGAAAATAATGCAGTTTTATTGCAGTATTTTAGAGAGCTGGTTTAG
- a CDS encoding SDR family NAD(P)-dependent oxidoreductase, translating to MFSLKDKKTVITGGGSGIGKAISVLFAKQGAEVHIVELTKESAQTAVEEITALGGKVVSHACNVANQQEVTATFEKIGAFDILVNNAGIAHVGKVDTTPEADFDRIMSVNVKGVYNCLYAAIPQLRTSGGGVILNMASIASWVGIPDRFAYSTAKGAVMSMTLSVAKDYINENIRCNSISPARVHTPFVDGFISKNYPGQEAEMFEKLSKSQPIGRMAKPEEVAALALFLCSDEAGFITGCDYPIDGGFIKLNN from the coding sequence ATGTTTTCATTAAAAGACAAAAAAACAGTAATTACAGGTGGTGGTAGCGGAATAGGAAAAGCTATTTCTGTTTTATTCGCTAAACAAGGAGCCGAAGTACATATCGTTGAACTGACTAAAGAAAGTGCTCAAACTGCGGTAGAAGAAATCACTGCTTTAGGAGGAAAAGTAGTTTCACATGCATGCAATGTTGCCAATCAGCAAGAGGTAACCGCGACATTTGAAAAAATCGGAGCTTTTGATATTTTGGTTAACAATGCTGGTATTGCGCATGTTGGTAAAGTAGATACTACACCCGAAGCCGATTTTGATCGTATCATGAGTGTGAACGTAAAAGGAGTTTACAATTGTTTGTATGCGGCCATACCACAACTAAGAACTTCAGGCGGAGGAGTTATCCTTAACATGGCATCAATTGCATCATGGGTTGGAATTCCTGACAGATTTGCTTATTCTACGGCTAAAGGAGCAGTAATGTCAATGACTTTGTCTGTAGCCAAAGATTACATTAACGAAAACATCCGTTGTAACTCAATTTCTCCGGCAAGGGTTCACACTCCTTTTGTGGATGGTTTTATCTCCAAAAATTACCCTGGTCAAGAAGCTGAAATGTTCGAAAAACTATCAAAATCACAACCAATAGGCCGTATGGCAAAACCGGAAGAAGTAGCTGCTTTGGCTTTATTCCTTTGTAGTGATGAAGCTGGCTTTATTACTGGTTGCGATTACCCTATTGATGGAGGATTTATAAAATTGAATAACTAA
- a CDS encoding glutathione peroxidase, producing the protein MKKIVLAISAVFLFSIQIQAQVKQTIYQFKVEDLYGKTFDFATLKGKKVMIVNTASKCGLTPQYKDLEALYKEYSSKGFVIVGFPANNFASQEPGTNEEIATFCKLNYGVTFPMMDKVSVKGDDMCAVYQFLTQKSKNGLEDSEVKWNFQKYLINEKGELVKVISPKTLPTDPEVVNWIKG; encoded by the coding sequence ATGAAAAAAATAGTATTAGCGATTAGCGCTGTATTTCTTTTTAGCATCCAAATTCAAGCACAAGTGAAACAAACGATTTATCAATTTAAAGTAGAAGATTTATATGGTAAGACTTTTGATTTCGCTACTCTAAAAGGCAAAAAAGTAATGATTGTCAATACCGCTTCAAAATGTGGATTGACTCCACAATATAAAGATTTGGAAGCTTTGTATAAAGAATATTCATCCAAAGGATTTGTGATTGTAGGTTTTCCTGCCAATAATTTTGCTTCACAAGAACCAGGAACTAATGAAGAAATTGCTACTTTCTGTAAATTGAATTATGGAGTTACCTTCCCGATGATGGATAAAGTTTCGGTAAAAGGAGATGATATGTGTGCTGTTTATCAGTTTTTGACACAAAAATCTAAAAATGGTCTTGAAGATTCTGAAGTAAAATGGAATTTTCAAAAATACCTTATCAATGAAAAAGGCGAATTGGTAAAAGTAATTTCGCCAAAAACATTACCAACAGATCCGGAAGTAGTGAATTGGATTAAAGGGTAG
- a CDS encoding DUF2853 family protein: MSAKDVLIVKYAADLKEKCGIIPDMDLLTKVTIGCGPSIYNPDSSIIAGTQQSEIATVKNNFLIKKLGLKDGPELLKGIDSVLEKYGRANKSKYRAVVYYLLALHFGRESVFS, translated from the coding sequence ATGAGTGCAAAAGATGTATTAATTGTAAAGTACGCAGCCGATTTGAAAGAAAAATGCGGGATCATACCAGACATGGATTTATTGACCAAAGTGACAATTGGCTGTGGTCCGTCCATATATAATCCTGACTCTTCTATTATAGCGGGAACACAGCAATCCGAAATTGCGACAGTTAAAAATAATTTTCTAATTAAGAAATTAGGCTTGAAAGATGGCCCCGAACTTCTTAAGGGAATTGATTCTGTATTGGAAAAATATGGAAGAGCAAACAAAAGTAAATACAGAGCAGTAGTTTATTATTTATTGGCTCTGCATTTTGGAAGAGAAAGTGTTTTTAGTTAA
- a CDS encoding GNAT family N-acetyltransferase, whose product MKIKLRPYQTGDTQAILDIINYNILNSTAIYDYNIRSYEQQKALLEDKIKKNFPVIVAEADGKVTGFGMYGEFRFREAYKYTVEHSVYVDNDFQGQGIGKLLLFELIQLAKKQNLHTMIAVIDAENQSSIDFHEKFGFKTVGIIKDSAYKFDRWLHSVFMQLILE is encoded by the coding sequence ATGAAAATTAAATTAAGACCTTATCAAACCGGGGATACTCAGGCGATATTGGATATCATCAATTACAATATCCTGAACTCAACAGCCATATACGATTATAACATTCGAAGTTACGAACAGCAAAAAGCATTATTGGAAGACAAAATCAAGAAAAACTTCCCTGTGATTGTTGCCGAAGCGGATGGTAAAGTAACCGGTTTTGGGATGTATGGCGAATTCCGTTTTCGCGAAGCTTATAAGTACACCGTCGAACACTCCGTTTATGTCGATAATGATTTTCAAGGTCAAGGAATTGGAAAATTGTTATTGTTTGAATTAATCCAATTGGCAAAAAAGCAAAATTTGCATACTATGATCGCCGTAATTGATGCCGAAAACCAAAGCAGTATCGATTTTCATGAAAAATTTGGTTTCAAAACCGTTGGAATCATTAAAGACTCAGCCTACAAGTTTGACCGCTGGCTACATTCTGTTTTTATGCAATTGATTTTGGAATAA
- the fucP gene encoding L-fucose:H+ symporter permease has protein sequence MALAPQSGTPKNGNSNENKKWLFPFILVTSLFFFWGFVHNLDPILIPHLRKAFNLSDLQSSLIDSSVFIAYFVMALPAGYIMRKYGYKSGIILGLLLFGMGCILFVPAANSLQYIYFLGALFVIACGLTFLETAANPYVTILGPAETATKRLNFSQSFNGLAAYVAPAFIGPMILSGKSLTKEQLDALTPSEMHAHILEEAASVKMPYLILGLIILTVAVIFYFTHMPDITNEDKEDAEGHEAGSFAGALKSMRLRWGILAQFFYVGAQVCVASFFIKMATTSAGLTEDSAAKFLGAFGLTFMLGRFAGTFFMQYIQPRKLLIIYAIINILLSLLAIVGTGMVVVYTLIAIAFFMSIMFPTIFSMGIDGLGHNTKIGSSLIVMSIVGGALLPPVLGLISDATGNIQNGYVVPLVCFSVILLFAFNGHKTNQA, from the coding sequence ATGGCATTAGCACCTCAATCCGGAACCCCAAAGAATGGGAACTCAAACGAAAATAAAAAATGGTTATTCCCCTTTATATTAGTAACCAGCTTATTTTTTTTCTGGGGATTTGTTCACAATTTGGATCCGATACTTATTCCTCACTTAAGAAAAGCATTTAATCTTTCGGATTTACAATCCTCACTGATAGATTCCTCCGTTTTTATTGCCTATTTCGTTATGGCTTTGCCTGCGGGTTACATTATGCGAAAATATGGTTATAAATCGGGAATTATATTAGGATTACTTCTTTTTGGAATGGGATGTATTCTTTTTGTTCCGGCCGCTAATTCATTGCAATATATCTATTTTCTTGGGGCTTTGTTTGTGATTGCTTGCGGACTTACCTTTTTGGAAACCGCCGCCAATCCTTATGTTACGATCTTAGGACCTGCTGAAACGGCAACCAAAAGATTGAACTTTTCACAATCTTTCAACGGACTTGCCGCTTATGTTGCTCCAGCCTTTATCGGACCAATGATTTTATCCGGAAAAAGTTTGACTAAAGAACAATTGGATGCTCTGACTCCTTCTGAAATGCACGCTCATATTTTGGAAGAAGCAGCGAGTGTAAAAATGCCTTATTTGATTTTAGGATTAATCATTTTGACAGTAGCAGTTATATTTTATTTCACCCACATGCCTGATATCACAAATGAAGACAAAGAAGACGCCGAAGGACATGAAGCAGGAAGTTTTGCCGGAGCTTTGAAATCGATGCGTTTACGATGGGGAATTTTGGCACAGTTTTTTTATGTGGGAGCGCAAGTTTGTGTGGCTAGTTTTTTCATAAAAATGGCAACTACTTCAGCCGGTCTTACTGAAGATTCAGCAGCAAAATTCTTAGGTGCTTTTGGTTTAACCTTTATGCTAGGCCGTTTTGCAGGCACATTCTTCATGCAATACATACAACCAAGAAAACTATTGATCATCTATGCAATAATCAATATTTTGCTATCACTTTTGGCCATCGTTGGTACAGGAATGGTTGTAGTATACACTTTGATTGCAATTGCATTTTTTATGAGCATCATGTTCCCTACAATTTTCTCCATGGGAATCGACGGACTTGGGCATAATACAAAAATTGGTTCTTCTCTTATTGTAATGTCAATCGTTGGAGGAGCATTATTACCTCCTGTTCTAGGATTAATTTCAGATGCTACCGGAAATATCCAAAACGGTTACGTTGTTCCATTAGTTTGTTTTTCAGTAATCCTTTTATTCGCCTTTAACGGTCATAAAACAAATCAAGCCTAA